In Gossypium hirsutum isolate 1008001.06 chromosome A10, Gossypium_hirsutum_v2.1, whole genome shotgun sequence, the DNA window ttgtgtagaggctagttaggtaggatttttgtgactgcatatctgCTACTGTTACTATAcggagatgggctaaggcccaaactggaccgatactgttactgaaaaagggcttaagcccagcCTGTGATAACCTGTATGCTATTTGTTTGTTtgcatggggattacacactgagtttacgtaaactcaccccttttattttatctATACTGGTAATCtccagacttaggcggatcggagCGGCGGAAGACCCAACGGTGGCCACACGACCCTTTTTACTAGTCGtacttaattagatttttttaaaagttttacattgggtattttactgtaataatggctttttttggattttttctttaaatttagattttatactACTTTATGTCTAAAATCTGCTAGAGGTAggtaacaaaatatttttataagaaacacgTGTTTTAACAAAATACACTCAAATATGCAAATtgtttttaaaagcttctgcaatgtATAACGTTTTGAAAAATAAGGACTCATGATTTTGGAAGTAACAACAGATAATGACGAATTCCAAACTGGAAATGTTTTAAGCACAGTTACGATTTTCCAACACAAGCTGGGATTTTCAAAACACTACAGGTGACACcgctagattcgaccataacgtctaagccgaGTATGAGGTATTACAGATTTGGTTTGTAATGgaaaaatatacacatatattatgcTTGAATGGTTGGATTTTTTGGTACGGTTCATGATGGAAAATGATGATTATATTTTGAGTATGTTTGATGGACATTTGAATAGCTATAAGTGACATAGTCATTTTGATATTAGAATTTTGAGATGGTATGTTAAGCCTAAGATTGAAAGATGGAAATGGTAGGAATTTTTTAATGTTGCATTGATCACCGAATAGATGTTTGTTTGAATGGCTGGCATATGAGgtttaaatatgataatttgcATGCAAAATAGGTATGCTTGAATTGTCAATTATGCTTAATTGATAAATATTACTTTGAAGAAATGGGTAAAAATTTTATAGGTTAATTTGCTAGCCGAATAGATGATGAGATGAATGGCTAAGTATATGAAATTTAGATCGATTTTGAGCATGTGAATTTGGTGTAATATGATTTGCATATTTGTGACCGAATAtggttaataatattaatatgtttaaattttaaagtatgaATTGCTTATTTATTATAAGTAGTAAATCATGTTTGGTTTTTAGTTGGTTAAGTGGTTCATATGTGTGAATGTTATTGATATTATTGAGCTGCTGCTTACTATTCGAGTTTTAAGATTTTCGtgattaagttaataaaattttgTGCATGATTTAAATTGAAAACTGTTCTGAGCTGTATTTTGGTCGGTAATGCCTTgcaaccctaatccggcgacaaATACGAGTTAGAAGTGTTACATCCATCTTATAagcttatttttttctttatttagagGAAAAGAATGGGCTATAATTTGATGGTTAAAAAAATAGCTTTTCATTTTAAATagcttttaaatgatttttttggaaaaaaggattagtaatttgatttttatataaaaataaatttaaataatgctAAATATTATTagattgattaaaaaatatttttaagttttaaaaacaaatattaaatattaaaatcaaacattataattttcaatattattaaacatatacattaattagtattaaatatatatttttagtcaaAAAGAGAGTATTTAATCATatagtaaattaatatttttagtcaaaatattaaaaaatcatgttaatattttaataaaatattgtaCTCCATtatagcaaaaataataaaataaatgaaaaataaaagagtataaataaaaaatttacgaGTTCAAATAGTGCAACTAATGCTAAACCCTAATTATTGAGTTAAATTAACgattaaaatgtaataattaatttgaatGTTATAAATATGTACAGTAATAAACTTGAACATTTATAGActgaaatggaaacaaaaaaatcCTTTGAAATGGAAACTTCAACACCATGGAGCATTATGAAACCAAAACCGATTTAATACTTAGGGAGAAAAAGAGATCACATGCATACTCCACCAGCATACAGGCAAACAGTTTGCAAGTATAGGACAATGAAGGCTTTAAATATAGGACAATAAAGGCTTTAACAGTTTGCAAGTAGCATATCCCGAGGAAGACAATAGCATGTTCAATGTAAATGTTGTCACTAATCTTCAATTTCATAAAATGGCAAAGCATGCAAAAAAGAGAAAGCAACAGTTTTAAATATAACCCATTGAAATTCCCTGCTATTACCTTTACAAACTTTGTCTTGCTTAATTCGGTCTGaccaaaaaagagaaagaaacagaaaATTTGGAGCTCAGTAACTGCCTTGCAAAACCGTGCTTTATATCAAGAACTTGCTGATGTAAAAACTCAACTATGCCAAACAAAGATTCGATTACATCATATCTCAGGCATCAATCAGGAATTtgcagaaaaagggaaaaaaaagaaaaagaaacagtgCTACTAAAAgatttagtaaatcaaacacttatGTTTTTATTACCACAATTTTCGTGAGAATTGGTTTCCCTTGCCTTCTTAACTATGCTTTCTCCTAAGGGGGTTTTAACTCAATCAGCTCAAGTAGTTGACCATATCTTATCAATTTATTTAGAAGACCATGCCTGCAACATTTTTTCACTTCTCTAATTATTTCAACCAGGCATTGAAAGCTAAATAGTGGATGACTTCAACTAGTCTTCTTTTAGcttatttgatttgaaaaataggCATTGAAAGCAAATCGAATGTTCAGTTTTCAACTAGAGATTCATTTTAAACAAACAAAGAATAGATCATGAAAATTACCACAAGTGCAATGTAGGACCAACTAACACCAAACCCAATAGCGTAAACAAAAATGTCCTTTTGACGTTTAGGGATGGCGCATGATCAATTGCATgctaaaaccaaaattttcaatgtCAAGTCATGCCTAATTTTGCATTAAAAAGATACAATAATCTATATTATTTAACTGAGAGATTTATATCTCAAACATAGCAAACTACAATTGCCTTAATAACAAAGGATACAATAAAACAAGGAAAACCCAAAATTTTGCTATTTTGCTCTTGACAGAAAACATTCTCATGCTATTTATATCTCCACTTTGAGATTAATTTTCAGCTTTAATTCTTATCAAATGGTTAAAACTATTATTTCATTACATCGTAACCAAAAGCACATGAACACAACCATCGTATTCCTTAGGGAAGACACATTAAAGCACTGTTATTCAAAGCTTAAAAGTTTCTTATGCTCATGTTATTCAATTTTAAGCAACACCTTTAAGAACAAAAATCGGACAGAAAGTAAAATCTACATGCCAAGTGTCCTACATCATATACATAGGTAACTAGAGTCTTGTTTAagtatgtgtatgtgtatatatatgcaaaCTCAATGATGGCTTTAAACACTGATGATTGGAAGTCAATAATGTAAATTACTAATTAAACagattttgtaactttttatctaaaatcttCCAATCATCTACCTCCATAACAACCCATTGTAGAACTATTATCAATTCAACAAATAAACAAGTATGCTTATCAAACTAACTTTAAACAGCCTATCAATAGCCCTATGTCCCTCTTCTTCGTTTTATAATactgcatttctttttcttttttttttattagctACTACTCATTCCTATTATCTACATCTCGATTACATCAAGTGAAAATAATTAACTTTCTAAAGCAGATAAAACAAAtcttaaaacacatatatatgcgAAACTATAGCAAATCTGTATAAAGCAAAAATAACCAAATACTGATCCTTTCACTTAATAACCTAATTTCCCATAAAAGAACAttaaagatgatagaaaagaaagCAGTAGGAGTTAAATAAAAGAACATACGGATAGAAGAACCGGAATAGCCTATCGTTGAATTGGTGTTGGCTCTTTAAATCCAAGTTTAGCAAAATTGTGCAATAAATAAGACTCACATCCATATCTAAAGAGAAaccaaatttaagaaataaaggATAAATTTAAGAAAAGGGATAAAGACATACACTTCAGTGGAACACATACATTGAGCTTAAGTCCGCGAAACTCTTCAGTGGAGACGCAACAGTATTCCCATAGAcatgaatattataatgtttCCACAAAATCGAATCTGCCTAATctcatcaacaaaataagaaaattacaaCAAATATAGTGCACAAAATAAGCAAATTATGCATGAATTTTCAGAAGCAAACCTTcaattttaggtttattttcttcttttctttagaAAGATTATCTTCTCCGCAGcggcgaagccagaaaatttttgtAGGGGGcgggatgaaattttaattttttatagtttatatttttataatttgtaaagtattaaattgaatttttataattttagggggccaaagtgcaattttacctttactaatttaaaatttttaaaaaatttcaaaggcctaaaatgaaattttctattttaggggggccggggcccatgccagcccccctggCTACGCCCCTGCTTCTCTGGCAATGCAGTAGCGGCGATGCAGCTGACGGTCGGTGAAAATCAAAGGGATTTCGGGATTTTGATTTggggaaaaaattaaaagatttggGGATTCCGATTTTTAGGGggaaaaataagggattttgagGTTTAGGGATAAAATAAGGGATTTCAGAGTTATCTTTTAGGGAAAATATAAGGGGTTATGGTTTAAGGGGAAAACCGccctattttatttaaaataaaataattttttacggtatttttaataattacttACCTTCTGCAGCAATATTTTCTCATAAATGTCtttgatattaataaatttctattatttgaatatttaatagAGTTAGTATTAAGAGTTAGTcgaagattaatttaattaaaattattatattttttataaagaagaaatattatttttagagcttatttttatttttatataaaatctataaattaagacaatttaaagttaaaaacatcataatttatacatctttaattttaccatttttgccaaatttttatttgactaaactataaaaatagtcacttttgtttgtctaaGGTTACATTTTactcacttatatttgaaatgttacattttagtcacttacgttaacgtgttgtaacatcatcaaatcatcatttcaaacaaaaattttagataaaattatataattggtctccatattttttctttttgagcaatttaatttttttctttacctTTTTAATGACATATGGgcaaattttatattgaattattatatctttcatatcaattttaaataaataatttttgaaattttaagtaatatttaaaagaattagataaaatttgaaatttttatataattttttatgtaagaaaaaaaacaaaatatgaaaaaaaaaactaaaaagctttaaaaaaatttctcttttataattatatattatttcaatattttaggaaatttaaataactttttcaatttactaataattttgtTTCTTTGGAGATGCATGGGttagcaatttttttttaattttaatatatataaagtttatctattatctcttaaataatttaaactataatgataattttaatatattaaaattaatattatctcttttacaattatataagaaattaattaatatataacttaaaaaacaattagtcatatacccaaaaaactttaaaactattttaaataataatattttaattttttcatttttaacatatatttttctatctgtcattaattttttttaagattttaaatattaaattaaaaataaattgtattttaattaatataaagaaactagttaaataataaatagaagagGACGAAAGAGTGCATGAGTTATTGAAAAGAATACATGAAGGGCACTTGGATGATAGGTGAGAATACAGGgagcaaaacgacgccgttttgtttaaaataaaatgattttttgaggCATTTTTATTTACggcgtttttctcataaacgcTACTAATGCTTgacttttttaataatatatgaccaatttttatattgaattattatatctttcatatcgtttttaaaagaattaggtaaaatttgaaattttatataactttttatgtaagaaacaaaaacaaaaaaatttcaaaatatgaaaaaaaaacagaaaagctttaaaaaaatttctcttttgtaattatatattatttcaatattttaggaaatttaaataactttttcaatttactaattaattttgttCCTTTAGAGATGCATGGGTtacaaactttttaaattttaatatatataaagtttatctattatctcttaaataatttaaactataatgataattttaatatattaaacttaatattatctcttttataattatatttaaaattaactaatatataatttaaaaaaacaatcaGTCAATATACTCAAAAAacgttaaaattattttaaataatagtattttaatttttttcatttttaacatatatttttctatgtttttactttcaaattttttctacatttcattgaattttttttaaagattttaaatattaaattaaaaataaatttattttaattaatataacgaaactattaaataataaatagaagagAACGAAAGAGTGCATGAGTTGTTGAAAAGAATACATAATGGGCACTTGGATGATGGATGAGAATACTGGGAgcaaaatggcgccgttttgtttaaaataaaatgactTTTTGCGGCTTTTTTGATAACGCCGCTAATGGTTGACTTTTTGCGGTGTTTTTCTCATAAATACTGCTACtgccttttgcggcgttttaatcATAAACGCCGCTACTGCTTGACCTTTTGCGTACTGCTTTACCTATTGCGGCGTTTTTCCGTTAGCCCCATTAATGTataatatttgcggcgttttccttccaaacgccactaaaaacttcGCTAAAACCTTAATTTCCTGTAGTGGTGGTCGAATCGTAATATGGAAAGAGATaatttgtattagtagacgaaactaaacatgtccttagtctaatcgaaaatgattgaaagactaatatgccatctatcaagtctaattgagGAGATATTTTGTCTTAGACATCGAAACGGATGACTCCTAAAAACTAGAGACAAAAATGTGCTTAactagactgacagtacatcaaaATGGACTAAAAAAGAATTGATCCTAAATCTaacatttaactatttttaatattttttatatatttttacagtaaataataatattttttagcaTTAAAATTTCGCTTTGATACATCTTTATCATTATTTGTGACATTTGGTAAGCAAATTtatcttaattaaatttatttttatgattgtattattatatgttatcAAATTCATGATTGATATCTCGTGCATAGCACAAATTTAAAATAAGCATATATAATTTTGTTTGATATATATTTAACCcaaacatattaatatatttaaaatattataaattatgaattaagtttaataaattaatttaacgatcatattttattttaaatataaatataaaaattttaaaataaagttttatatcATCCTATTCAAACATATTGTATCAATGAAAGTTAAAAGAGAAATCAGAATTAAAACAAAACTGTACACTGTCAAAATATTTCGTACTACCTTAAAATCAAAAATAGATATGTAATATGGTACCACTACTCATTTGAAAAGCCATAAagcaaaaatattatatttattggaATATGGCATTGAGCAGGACAAGGGCTTCTGCATTGACCCAAATGCAATTGTCGTGGCCCTTATCCTTTTACCAAGAATCCCATAGAAATGTTCAATCATAGCCGTTGATGTCCATCAAATATCAATTAAAAGCATATACTCTCTCCATCAAAGCTagggatttttttctttttctaaaggTCCCTTAAATTTTCAAGATTCCAAAACCGTCCGATCTAGAATGAGAGGTACTTGATTAAGCAATCATGGGTTCTTAAAGATGGACAGCTTTTGATATTCCATTCATTTCTTCGTATTATAATTGTTATCATATGTAAGAAAGCAAAAAAGTTACACAGGTCATGTCACACTCAAAAGATTAAAGAGACTAAAATGCCACTACGGGGTAGCTTACACAAGGACTTGGGACCCATGGGCTTATTAGACTTTTTATATGAACAGATGCTTGGACCCCACAGAAGACAGTCTCCTGTATCATGATGATACATGCAGGCGCCCGCACCCAAGTACGGAACAAAGCAACCTGCCTTGATTTCTAAAATGCTTCATTGTACGGCTTTCAAATGTACACAGTTTAACGACCGGGCTCGCAGCAACCTCTACAACTATAACTTCTCCGATCTCCAACCCATAaactattttttctttatttttttaattatgactATTGACTAATCATTGAAAAACAAATtcagataaaaaatatatatagagagagaggtATAGGATGCCAGCCTGCCATGTGGCGTGATGCCACGTGGGACATCATTTGCATGTGTGAGATTCTGCGGGTCCTACCTTTAACGGGATGCGGCTGCTACGGCGGCGACAGGGACCGATGATGAGGCGGTAGACGGCAAAATGGTGGGCACACGATTTTTTTCAAAGAGGAATTTGTCCACTATCATGGTGCTTGGTCCCGCAACAAGTCTCTCCCATGTCTCATCGGCCTCATCGCCACGCTTTAGGAAAACTTCGGTGGCATCAATCCGGTGCATTCTCCAATCCCGTTGGTTATAAAGGCGGCGGATTTTATGGAACTGGCGAGAAGCTAGAGTGCAtgtattttccttgatttttgaaATGGCCGTGTCAAGCATCCTAGCTCGAATGTTGGCATCAAGAATTGATCCAGCACGGAAATATTGGTCCAATTCGGGGACCCCAATCGCACGCCTAATCCCTCGGGAATAATCAGCCATTGGATCAAACATTTGTTCCGCCTCATCTACCAAGCCTGCTTTCACCATCTTATCTACCCGTTCCGACACAAAGGAGTGTAGCACGCGCAATGACACATCAACCCATAGGAAGCAGCATTCGTATCTTAATTGAAATTCAGGGTCATCATTCACCAATGCCTCGATGTATGAATTGGAGCCACCGGCGATGATTGGGAGGCGGCCTTCGGCAAGTATAGATTCAACAGCAAGTGAAGCATGATGTTGGAAATCCATGGATGTGAAATTGGAGATTGGGTCTACTATGCCTAGCAAATGGTGTGGAACCCCACGGCACTCCTCTACAGTGACTTTGTTAGTTAGTATGTCAAGGCCTTTATATACTTGCATTTTGTCTGAATTTACAATTTCAGCTGGAAAATGGGTGGCCAGATCGATTGCCAGACGGGACTTGCCGGTGCCGGTTGCTCCCATTACAAACACCACCTTATCCTTTCTGCGGAAGATAGTCTCCAGGTTTAGCCCCAAATTGACTCGGGGTTGTACTAGTTTGCTGGCAGACATAGAAAGTTTCATCTCAAACCCTGCAAAAGTGGAAGAACACAACCAGTTGCAAAATCTGCTTCGAAACGGGAAAAAAGAGAAAGGAGTTTGGGGATAATATAGAAACAAAACCATAGCAAGTAACCAACCAGAGCTAGCTTTCCAGCTATATTTATCCAATAAAAGCATGTAACAGGCAGCAAAGATAATAAGTcaataagcccacatatttcctTAGACGCGCAATACCTTTTATTGTCAAATATGCGGCGACCCGTAGAAGAAAGTGGTCTTTCCAAGCTGAAGAGAAAATTAAGAGCAAGAAGAGGCAAAAGAGAGTGTCTCGTGTTGCAGAGAAGCTGGGCTTGAAAATGGTGATGATGGATGTAAAAGGAATAAGCTAGTGGAGGAAAGGTTCTTTTCTATAGTTGTACGCAAAAGCAACTATTTATGCTTTTCACCACAAATGAGAGCGGAGGTGGGAAGGGGCTTGTATGAGGAAAGTTGAACCTGAAAGAATATCACAATTTGTAGCAGCAGTTTTGAAGGTCAGATTTGGTGAAAACCTGCAC includes these proteins:
- the LOC107897698 gene encoding adenylate isopentenyltransferase 5, chloroplastic, whose protein sequence is MKLSMSASKLVQPRVNLGLNLETIFRRKDKVVFVMGATGTGKSRLAIDLATHFPAEIVNSDKMQVYKGLDILTNKVTVEECRGVPHHLLGIVDPISNFTSMDFQHHASLAVESILAEGRLPIIAGGSNSYIEALVNDDPEFQLRYECCFLWVDVSLRVLHSFVSERVDKMVKAGLVDEAEQMFDPMADYSRGIRRAIGVPELDQYFRAGSILDANIRARMLDTAISKIKENTCTLASRQFHKIRRLYNQRDWRMHRIDATEVFLKRGDEADETWERLVAGPSTMIVDKFLFEKNRVPTILPSTASSSVPVAAVAAASR